One genomic window of Anoplolepis gracilipes chromosome 5, ASM4749672v1, whole genome shotgun sequence includes the following:
- the Kpc2 gene encoding ubiquitin-associated domain-containing protein 1 isoform X1, with amino-acid sequence MIPWMRDQIAEAWHNRKSSRTADRRSLALSSVSTGNPASNNTMLTPLPTSPESFSVNVISIEGNILDVTVKPDFTVENVKRIAVIHFYGQDTTKPISRYRLVHSSKFKQLVDENYINDEDINQYDELLLVEIRSSIVQENLSDEALKGPSLEAIAQATKGLSSQNTKSKSVPSTECPADFQNEIRKILITLVQASAKILMHSPDAEKLYDVIKEKLEARCKPTNDPKVVKTLIEMGYSHKKVFKALRLRKSNMTEALEWLIEHQDDSDNEDDETDFLSTNTTDENVAGPSSSLGTKQKSLKDACIELFETGQDEKEKNLMHIIELLLESFRQYKKMEFKPNKRTMRSLVEMGFDEKNVIGALKITGNDQANACEWLLGERRHSLQDLDEGLEFDGPIYKAIMSNSHIQLSLTNPKMLLAYLSMIETPASTNVWINDPEVSPVLSQISKTYHAEKHAIHMNRYT; translated from the exons ATGATCCCATGGATGCGTGATCAAATAGCAGAGGCCTGGCATAACAGAAAAAGTTCAAGGACTGCCGATAGGCGGTCCTTGGCCCTTTCTTCTGTCAGCACAGGCAATCCTGCAAGCAATAACACCATGCTTACACCATTACCTACCTCACCTGAAAGCTTTTCCGTCAATGTTATCag TATAGAGGGCAATATATTGGATGTAACAGTAAAGCCAGATTTTACTgtagaaaatgttaaaagaatAGCAGTGATACATTTTTATGGTCAAGACACGACTAAACCCATTTCACGCTACCGTCTAGTTCATTCATCCAAATTTAAGCAGCTTGTggatgaaaattatatcaatgatgagGATATCAATCAATATG atgaattattattagtggAAATTCGATCAAGTATTGTACAAGAGAATCTTTCAGATGAAGCTCTTAAGGGTCCAAGTTTAGAAGCAATAGCTCAAGCTACAAAAGGTTTATCTAGTCAAAATACTAAATCTAAATCTGTGCCATCTACAGAATGTCCCGCAGAT tttCAGAATGaaattcgtaaaattttaataactcttGTACAAGCatctgcaaaaattttaatgcatagTCCAGatgcagaaaaattatacgatGTCATTAAAGAGAAACTGGAAGCCAGATGTAAGCCCACTAATGATCCAAAAGTCGTGAAAACTCTTATAGAAATGGGCTATTCTCATAAGAAAGTTTTTAAAGCATTACGTCTTCGAaa ATCGAATATGACAGAAGCTTTGGAGTGGCTCATAGAGCACCAAGATGATTCAGATAATGAGGATGATGAAACAGACTTTTTATCTACGAATACAACAGATGAAAATGTTGCAGGTCCTAGTTCTTCATTGGGCACTAAgcaaaaatcattaaaagatGCATGCATTGAACTCTTTGAAACAG GTCaggatgaaaaagaaaaaaatctaatgcatattatagaattattgttAGAAAGTTTTCGACAATACAAGAAAATGGAATTTAAACCTAACAAAAGAACAATGCGTTCGCTCGTGGAAATGGGTTTTGATGAAAAGAATGTTATAGgagcattaaaaattactggAAATGATCAGGCCAATGCT TGTGAATGGTTGCTGGGTGAAAGAAGACATAGCTTACAAGACTTGGATGAGGGCCTGGAATTTGATGGTCCGATTTATAAAGCAATTATGAGCAATTCTCACATTCAGCTTAGTCTTACAAATCCTAAAATGTTACTTG catactTATCAATGATAGAAACACCTGCATCGACAAATGTATGGATTAATGACCCTGAAGTATCACCTGTACTTAGTCAAATATCTAAAACATATCATGCTGAAAAACATGCCATCCATATGAATCGCTACACCTAG
- the Kpc2 gene encoding ubiquitin-associated domain-containing protein 1 isoform X2, with translation MLSEGNILDVTVKPDFTVENVKRIAVIHFYGQDTTKPISRYRLVHSSKFKQLVDENYINDEDINQYDELLLVEIRSSIVQENLSDEALKGPSLEAIAQATKGLSSQNTKSKSVPSTECPADFQNEIRKILITLVQASAKILMHSPDAEKLYDVIKEKLEARCKPTNDPKVVKTLIEMGYSHKKVFKALRLRKSNMTEALEWLIEHQDDSDNEDDETDFLSTNTTDENVAGPSSSLGTKQKSLKDACIELFETGQDEKEKNLMHIIELLLESFRQYKKMEFKPNKRTMRSLVEMGFDEKNVIGALKITGNDQANACEWLLGERRHSLQDLDEGLEFDGPIYKAIMSNSHIQLSLTNPKMLLAYLSMIETPASTNVWINDPEVSPVLSQISKTYHAEKHAIHMNRYT, from the exons ATGTTATCag AGGGCAATATATTGGATGTAACAGTAAAGCCAGATTTTACTgtagaaaatgttaaaagaatAGCAGTGATACATTTTTATGGTCAAGACACGACTAAACCCATTTCACGCTACCGTCTAGTTCATTCATCCAAATTTAAGCAGCTTGTggatgaaaattatatcaatgatgagGATATCAATCAATATG atgaattattattagtggAAATTCGATCAAGTATTGTACAAGAGAATCTTTCAGATGAAGCTCTTAAGGGTCCAAGTTTAGAAGCAATAGCTCAAGCTACAAAAGGTTTATCTAGTCAAAATACTAAATCTAAATCTGTGCCATCTACAGAATGTCCCGCAGAT tttCAGAATGaaattcgtaaaattttaataactcttGTACAAGCatctgcaaaaattttaatgcatagTCCAGatgcagaaaaattatacgatGTCATTAAAGAGAAACTGGAAGCCAGATGTAAGCCCACTAATGATCCAAAAGTCGTGAAAACTCTTATAGAAATGGGCTATTCTCATAAGAAAGTTTTTAAAGCATTACGTCTTCGAaa ATCGAATATGACAGAAGCTTTGGAGTGGCTCATAGAGCACCAAGATGATTCAGATAATGAGGATGATGAAACAGACTTTTTATCTACGAATACAACAGATGAAAATGTTGCAGGTCCTAGTTCTTCATTGGGCACTAAgcaaaaatcattaaaagatGCATGCATTGAACTCTTTGAAACAG GTCaggatgaaaaagaaaaaaatctaatgcatattatagaattattgttAGAAAGTTTTCGACAATACAAGAAAATGGAATTTAAACCTAACAAAAGAACAATGCGTTCGCTCGTGGAAATGGGTTTTGATGAAAAGAATGTTATAGgagcattaaaaattactggAAATGATCAGGCCAATGCT TGTGAATGGTTGCTGGGTGAAAGAAGACATAGCTTACAAGACTTGGATGAGGGCCTGGAATTTGATGGTCCGATTTATAAAGCAATTATGAGCAATTCTCACATTCAGCTTAGTCTTACAAATCCTAAAATGTTACTTG catactTATCAATGATAGAAACACCTGCATCGACAAATGTATGGATTAATGACCCTGAAGTATCACCTGTACTTAGTCAAATATCTAAAACATATCATGCTGAAAAACATGCCATCCATATGAATCGCTACACCTAG
- the LOC140665703 gene encoding coiled-coil domain-containing protein 25: MVYYFTSEVVQPPITLFMGVDKYENEDLIKWGWPEDVWFHVDKYSSAHVYLRLRHGQTIDDIPSTVLEDAAQLVKANSIEGNKMNDIDVVYTMWSNLKKTQGMEVGQVGFHKDKDVRKIHVAKRINAIVNRLNKTKHSEEVNFRAEREERDKNEREDKKKLLREQKEREKAEEKRRQEEAEMRSYNSLFNTSNMTSNTENSGYDSDDFM; the protein is encoded by the exons atggTTTATTATTTCACAAGTGAag TGGTACAGCCACCCATTACGTTGTTTATGGGAGTTGATAAATATGAGA atGAAGACCTTATCAAGTGGGGTTGGCCAGAAGATGTTTGGTTTCATGTTGATAAATATTCCTCTGCTCATGTATATCTTCGACTTCGACAT gGTCAGACAATAGATGACATTCCCAGCACTGTATTGGAAGATGCTGCACAATTGGTAAAAGCAAATAGCATTGAAGGCAATAAAATGAATGATATTGATGTGGTATATACAATGTGgtcaaatttgaaaaaaacgcAAGGAATGGAGGTTGGTCAAGTTGGTTTCCACAAAGACAAAGATGTTCGTAAGATTCATGTTGCCAAACGAATAAATGCTATTGTAAATCGGCTTAACAAAACAAAACATTCAGAAGAAGTAAACTTTAGAGctgagagagaagagagagataaaaatgaaCGAGAAGACAAGAAAAAGCTCTTAAGAgaacagaaagaaagagaaaaggcaGAAGAAAAACGACGTCAAGAAGAAGCAGAAATGAg aagttATAATTCTCTATTTAATACATCTAATATGACTTCAAATACGGAGAATAGTGGATACGATTCGGATGATTTTATGTGA
- the Tgt gene encoding queuine tRNA-ribosyltransferase catalytic subunit: MFNFFFKTYCTTVNVGLSKMSAEITNQKAPLIFEIFAECQTTKARTGRMTLVHHHVDTPVFMPVGTQGTLKGLLPQQLEQLDCQIILGNTYHLGTRPGTDVLCKVGGLHKFMNWKRALLTDSGGFQMVSLLHLAEITEEGVKFKSPYNESECMLTPEHSIQIQNVIGADIIMQLDDVVKSTLTGPRVEEAMHRTTRWLDRCLSAHERSNEQSIFPIVQGGLNPELRSESARQLVKREVNGYAVGGLSGGESKDDFWKMVHLSTNILPKNKPRYLMGVGFAVDLIVCSALGIDMYDCVFPTRTARFGCALVQTGQLNLKQAQYKKDLIPIDESCECSTCKTYTRAYLHQIATIETVSCHLLTVHNLAFQMKLMRDIRNSIKEQKFPKFIQEYMLAVYPNKDYPIWIINALEAVNVTLL, from the exons atgTTTAACTTTTTCTTCAAAACGTATTGTACAACAGTGAACGTAGGACTTTCTAAAATGTCAGCGGAAATAACGAATCAAAAAGCTCCGttgatttttgaaatattcgcCGAATGTCAAACTACAAAAGCCAGAACTGGAAGAATGACACTTGTTCATCATCATGTAGATACACCAGTATTCATGCCAGTGGGAACTCAg GGAACACTAAAAGGATTACTGCCCCAACAATTGGAACAATTGGATTGTCAAATCATTCTTGGCAATACCTATCATCTTGGAACTAGGCCT GGTACAGATGTCCTATGTAAAGTCGGAGGTTTGCATAAATTCATGAATTGGAAAAGAGCCCTGTTAACGGATTCAGGTGGTTTCCAAATGGTTTCGTTGTTACATCTAGCCGAAATAACAGAAGAAGGCGTTAAGTTTAAATCGCCATATAATG AATCTGAGTGCATGTTGACACCTGAACATTCAATTCAAATTCAAAATGTAATTGGTGCTGATATAATTATGCAACTCGATGATGTTGTTAAAAGTACCTTAACTGGGCCAAGAGTAGAAGAAGCAATGCATAg aaCAACACGTTGGCTAGATCGTTGTTTATCAGCACATGAAAGATCAAATGAGCAAAGTATATTTCCAATCGTGCAAGGTGGTCTCAACCCTGAACTACGATCCGAGAGCGCACGACAATTAGTTAAACGAGAAGTGAATGGATATGCCGTAGGAGGTTTGag TGGTGGGGAGAGCAAGGACGATTTTTGGAAAATGGTccatttatcaacaaatatccTTCCAAAGAATAAACCACGATATCTTATGGGTGTTGGATTTGCAGTTGACCTAATTGTATGCAGTGCATTAGGAATCGATATGTATGATTGTGTATTTCCAACAAGAACAGCT AGATTTGGTTGCGCTTTAGTACAAACGGGACAACTCAATTTAAAGCAAGCGcagtataaaaaagatttgataCCAATAGACGAATCGTGCGAGTGCAGCACCTGTAAGACTTACACACGTGCTTATCTGCATCAAATTGCTACAATAGAAACAGTATCGTGTCATTTATTAACAGTTCACAATCTTGCATTTCAAATGAAGCTAATGCGAGACATCAGAAACAgtataaaagaacaaaaattccCTAAATTTATACAGGAATATATGTTGGCAGTTTATCCAAATAAAGACTATCCAATATGGATAATTAATGCTTTGGAGGCTGTCAATGTTACTCTATTGTAA
- the LOC140665702 gene encoding mitochondrial protein C2orf69 homolog: protein MGSKIWKWKNIPGVPGRCNDILYTPPKLQPTQDLLVFFGGDVQDTRENMERHPDSKKYVKWNLENTATILSEQFPRSHVFIVRPTRMLITKNAVFSCFDNFVPGDKYGTPSFCPMHKALKHLRELLLCCLEHVKTLKMGEDTDDDYNIEATNLNLMGFSKGCAVLNQFLYEFHYYAENPNDNINMNNFIKIIKSMWWLDGGHNGPKNTWITEHSILRSFAKLRINTHVHVTPYQMQDIHRPWIGLEENSFNEILQNMGVSVQRTLHFGDKTRSLSSHFNILTDIRNNVE, encoded by the exons ATGGGATCGAAAATCtggaaatggaaaaatataccgGGCGTTCCAGGCCGATGCAACGATATACTTTATACACCGCCAAAGTTGCAGCCAACACAGGATCTTCTTGTATTCTTTGGAGGTGATGTCCAA gACACTCGAGAAAATATGGAAAGGCATCCAGATAGTAAGAAATATGTGAAATGGAATTTAGAAAACACTGCAACTATACTTTCTGAACAATTTCCTAGAAGTCATGTATTTATTGTTCGTCCAACTAG gatgttaataactaaaaatgcAGTCTTCAGTTGTTTCGATAACTTTGTACCAGGAGATAAATATGGTACACCCTCATTTTGTCCGATGCACAAggctttaaaacatttaagagAACTCCTTCTTTGCTGTCTAGAACatgttaaaacattaaaaatggGAGAA GATACAGAtgatgattataatattgaagcaacaaatttaaacttaatgGGATTCAGCAAAGGATGCGCggttttaaatcaatttctctATGAATTTCACTATTATGCTGAAAATCCAAAtgacaatattaatatgaataattttataaaaataatcaaaagtaTGTGGTGGCTGGATGGTGGACACAATGGTCCCAAAAATACATGGATTACAGAGCATAGTATACTTCGATCCTTTGCCAAATTAA gAATAAATACTCATGTACATGTTACACCGTATCAAATGCAAGACATTCATCGGCCATGGATTGGTTTGGAAGAAAATAGCTTCAATGAGATCTTACAAAATATGGGAGTATCTGTACAACGTACTTTACATTTTGGCGACAAAACGCGAAGTTTATCATcgcattttaatattcttacagATATCAGAAATAATGTAGAATAA